The Amaranthus tricolor cultivar Red isolate AtriRed21 chromosome 14, ASM2621246v1, whole genome shotgun sequence DNA window TTCAGAAACATTGTTCACCTAATCTGCTAATTAATCTGTTCTATGAATTTGGCAAAACTCAATTTCTGGGGATatggctttggcattgttgttttaTGAATTggaattcgctcaaaatggcctaaattcttttttttcaattgaatTTTGTCAGAGATTAGCGAATTAGATAATACGGGTAAAcgcatttaaaaataattatgctGATTCTAGTTTGCTTGGTGGCATTGTTTTTCATGTAGTAGTAGAAGTATATTACACAGAGCAATCAATAAACTAGActtctttattgtttttgacTAGAATTTCTATTTTCTTGGTTGCTCGTTTATGTAGTCTTTATGGTTAAAATTGTTGATCAGGGGTGAATAGCTTGATTATTGAAGGGAAAGAGGAGAAGAAGCGAAGGTTCGAGAAACGGTTGAACTTTTATTGAGGTCGTAATTGACATTATTTTGATCCCATCGCCAAGTATTGTCACATTTTACATAGAGATTGGATGTATGATATGATTTGCAGTTTTGGCAAACATCGATCTGTCTATAGAGCTCTTATATCTAGATTTGTTAAAGCAGGACTTATTGACCAAGCGATTGAAACTTTTGACAAGATGATTAGTTCGAACTGTCGAGTTTTTAGTATAGATTACAATCGTTTTATTGGGGTGCTTATTAAGCAGTCCCGTCTTGATTTAGCCGAGTATTATTACAATACTATGATTCCACAagggttttctttgatttcttttaCGTATTCGAGATTTATATGTGCCTTGTGTGAGGTGAAGAATTTCGAGCTGATTGAGATTCTTCTAAAAGACATGGAAAAGCTGGGATCTGTTGCGGACATATGGGCCTACAATATTTATCTACATTTGTTGTGCCAGGAAAATCAAACAGATTCAGCTTTAAGCTTATTTGAGGACATGATGCAGAAAGGAAGACAACCTGATGTTGTAACATATACTGTACTTGTCAATGGATTGTGTAAGGTAGGACAATTTGACAATGCAATTGAGATTTGGCATACAATGAAAAAGAATGGATTGCATCCAGACGATAAAGCGTGTAGGGCTTTGGTTCTTGGTTTATGTGGTGGTGGTAAAGTTAATTTAGCTTACGATCTTATAGTAGATGTGATAAAACGTGGAGCGCCTGTAAGCATATTGGTCTATAATACTCTTATAAGTGGGTTTTGTAAGATTGGTCAGATTGATAAAGCACTAGCTATCAAATCATACATGAAGGCGAATGGATGTGAGCCAGATCGAGTCACGTTCAATATAATTCTGGGGTATTGCTGTGATCACCTTTTGCTCGTGAAGGCTGAAAAACTGATGGAGACGATGGAAAGGAATGGGCTGGAACCTGATATATATAGCTACAACCAATTTCTGAAGGGTCTTTGTAAAGCGAATCGTCTGGACAAGGCCTACTTGTTGCTCGATGTGATGGAAGTGAAAGGATTATGTGACGTTGTCTCGTATAATACCATAATTCAGGGACTATGTAATGCCCATAATATCATAAGGGCTTACAAGATTTTTGAGGAAATGTGTCGCAAAGGAATTGCCCCGAATACTATGACATTTACCattctcataaaattttttcttaGAGAAGGTAGTTCCAGTATTGCGGAGCAGCTTCTTAATCAAATGACAGGAATGGGCATTCTTCCGGATTGCGTTCTGTATACCACTCTTATTGATCATCTTTGCAAGACAGGAAAAGTCGACGTGGCTCAGAGGTTTTTCTACGACATGGTAGAGAGTGGGACAACTCCTGATGTAGTTTCATACAATACTATTATAAGTGGGCTTTGCAAAGCTTCTAGAACGGAAGAAGCTATGAGTTTGTTCACCAATATGCAAAAGCAAGGTCCTTATCCGGACGAGGCGACATTCAAATGGATTATAAAAGGGCAGATACAGGAAAACAAAATTCCAGGGGCTTGTGTTTTGTGGGACCAAATGATGGAAAAGGGATTTACTCTAGATGGGTTAACCTCTAAAAGGCTAATTAATGCACTCAATTCGAAAGGAAATTCATAATCAAGTGGGACTTTTCTTAACTATCGGCGAGGAACTTATTGATTTGGGCACAAGTAGCTTTTCAGTTATGTCTGTTTATTCATCAGCAACGTCTGGAAAAACTGTACACGGGGAAGTTAAGACACGCCACTGGTTAGAATCTTCGCTCATTTTACAATTACTATATAGTTGCAGCTAAACTGGTTGCCTTTGATTGATAAGATTGTTTATTTTGACATTTTCAGGTTTCATTGGTATATTTTCCTTGAGGTTCAACTCAAATTTAGTAACAATGGAAGTATGTTTGAAGCAGGGATGATCTATCTCACTGCAGCCAATAGCTATGGTTGGTTGTTGTCTCTTCCCTTGTTTATTCATCAGCTAAACTGTATAGTGTCGTTATTTTTCTATGAGAAAATTATTTGGTCGTCAAATGATCTTTTAGTTGAATAAACATTCTCCACATGAAAGCATCTTCTTATATTGTATTCTTTGCCCAGacagaggtgttcaaaacaaactcaatgatccgaaatttacccgaccttgtaaccgaccctgatttgacccgactttaaaaatgatttacaattatgtaaaaaacaatatGGACGCAAAACCCGATTTCAGACCGACCCGAAACACTTAATCCGAAATCAACCCGATAACCCGAATGAATACCTACTCGATATGTCCCATTTGCTTCTGCAATTTGCATGTGTGCCTATGCAGtaattcaataattattttttctaagTGTGCATCATAAAAACTTACAAAAAGTTCActtcataaattataaaaagttgatattaatagaatttatattgagacgaatcatacaagatcttacttgactatgttttaacttatagattaataataaaattcaaactaAGAGTGATTGGTGAATAATACAAAATCTCAATTGGGACTTATGAAAATCCATCATGGTTCATTGACTTGAGGGATTTTCTTGATTATGTTGAGCATGGGGTAATTGAAATCACCCTACAACGTTCTTCCATTAAGGCGGGTACAACATGTATAAAGTTTCTATTCTTTATCAAAACCAGCTACCTCTgtgtatatatttgtgtgtttgcgcctttaatttttttctttttgatgctGAAGGTTTCATCTCTAAAAGGACTTGATCAATTGAGGCTTCTTTGGTGAACGAATTTCATTGTACGTATTGGGTTGGGCCATAATGGAAAATGATGCAAAGGCTCTTATTGATTATTTGTATCGGATAACTCATCCTGCCATGCTCACTACAAAAAGTTTCATGTTTTCTTTTGGTAAGTGACTCAAAACTTTATTGTTTAATAAAGGTACGGTGATAGTTAATCGTTATTCAAGCATGTTTTCACTCGactattatcattatcaaatcTGAACAAGAATGTATCAAAGCTTGTGATTAGCACTACGTAGAAACGAATGGAGAAGAGGATTTTTGTTGTCGATCAGAGATGCATTCAAAAttcgttttttgtttttttatttgtttttgaagtGGATTTAGTATTTTTTGTTCATATTGTTGTTGTCGAACTTTCTTATTTCGACTTGAAAATCTTAATCCAAATACATGTTCGACAACTTATGTGTGAGATGTTATTTTACCTTAATCCATTAAATACTTCTCATTTAAGCAGATTTGGGATTGGGTGTACGCAACATTATCTTGTTTCAGATTAGCCCTTGattaaaaacatcatttgcaacttTAAATAGTCTACTACATTCGGAAATAAAACGCTATGAGTTTTTGACTCCATCATAATAAAACCAAACATACAACATGTAAAGGGTTAAATTCAAGCATAACTAATGTACTTATAGGAAATCGGGTTTGATTTTGCAGCATTTGTGTGACATATTATGCTATAAAAGACGGTGGCACTGCCATCGCGTCATAGATTGTTGGAAGCGCTCTCAAGATGAGAAGTTGTTCATCAAATCATGCTGCAAAGAAGATAGCAATCAACAAGGGTGGCATCGTCTCAAAGATTTTGGTAACGAGCTCGAACAAATATCAAAGATTTGAATCATTGTATGAGTTTCATGTTTCATCGACATAATTAACCATGCATTACCCGATGTTATCGAGTACTCTATGTAAATTAGTCTATCTTTTGGATTTTTTGTATGGAATAACTAacgagctactcttgtgagagctCGTCTCCGgtaagacgacctcaaaacaatcGCACAGTGATACCATCTCATTTTGCAACAACTAATAGATGGGGTGTTATCTTCAGAGTTTTCTAGAGCTTTCTTCAAATTTAATGGTGGATGCTGATTACTCTCTTCTGTCTCGACGATATCTTTCACCTTTTTATTCATACGGTTCAATTATTTTAATCAAACTGGAGTATATCTTCGGAATGAGGTAGTATAATGTTTGTCTGATATTCCTTCTTTGTCATCAAATGAATGAGGCAGCTTGATAAAGATTATTGATTCATGATCTTTAAGTTTGGTTGAAAGTTGTGGTTTGGTAAGAAATTTGAGAGATTTATATTTTCTTCAGCTTGTCAGAGTTTTTTCGGTGAAACATCGTAAATTAGTAAATCACGTAAATACACGGTTTGTATTAGTTCAGCCGTCTACGATTTTTATAACTTACATTTTAAAGTATTGtttgtatttattttaagtATGTTTATTCAGTTATTAATAGCGAAATAAAATGacaataacattattataattGACAAACACATATATCAATATCGAAGAATTATAAGTAAGCAATAAATATGTACATTAGTACATATTCAATGTGAAGCATTGAACTATATGCTATATTTCTGACTAAATTGCCTAAACCAACTTAGGTGCTTATTTAATAAATACACATGACAatctataatataataatatattattttattaaattatcatgtataattataaaattgtatttgttttgtttttcttatatttataattaattgcaTGAATCATATAAATAGTACATCATCAACTTAATTATCATTCatacaattataaaataatattgatcaatttaaaaaaaagtatataaatatttttcttttatattttcataaaaatatataaatattctttAATCACCTATGTAAGTCTAAAATCAACAAATCAAGCATTTTCTTACCCAATCCCCTCGCTAACCCCTAAACCCTCCCGAAAcccttttcttttcaaaaatatgTTCCCATCAATGAAACACAAATTGAAGCTTACAACCATCGCCACCCATTTCAACTCCGGCGAATCTCAGTTCCTCCGGCGACTCTCCACGGAATCATCTTCATCTTTGGTGAAAAATTCCAGTAGCCAGtatattaataatcaaaaaCTCTATAAGAGGTTATCAGCAGTGGGCGGTACAGGTGAAAAGATACGAAAAGTTTTACACTCCATCAAAAGAAATGGGGGGAATTTCACTAAATCTGATCTTATTGATTGTCTTAAAGCTTTTCGTAAGTATGGCAGATATCATCATTGCCATGAGGTTAGCTTTGCTTTATAACTTCGTTTTTCTGTGGTTTAAAATAATGCAATTTGGTTTTTGAATTTGAGCTTTCCTGAGATGTTAATTATTGATATTTTGAGATGCATATCTGTTTATATTGGGTATTTAATGCTTAAAGTTTCTATCATTTGGGTGTTTTTTTTGAGTTATGTACAATTGATTTGGTGTTGACTGTTATTCTGATTGGTGTTACTTCAAATAGGTAATGTAATCATTTCTTCTGATGTTTGTTCCACCCATTAatggttttattttaattacttcCGATAGTTAGTATTGTAGTGATTGATGAAGTGAAATGCttgaaatatgaataatataTAGATTTTACCTTAATGGATGTAAATTTAGGCAAATTTGTGACCAACTGACAGCAATGGACCCAAATATTCTTCGTTAACGGATTTGGGACTTCTTTTATGATCTTGAGGTAACCCACAAAGTAAGGACACTTGCAGGAGGTTTCCCCTTTCATCCGTCCTCCTTTTAAGGGCATTGGCCTACACTTTCGGGGTGTGAAAGATGGTTTTGAGTGCCCCATTTAT harbors:
- the LOC130799899 gene encoding pentatricopeptide repeat-containing protein At1g13040, mitochondrial; its protein translation is MYDMICSFGKHRSVYRALISRFVKAGLIDQAIETFDKMISSNCRVFSIDYNRFIGVLIKQSRLDLAEYYYNTMIPQGFSLISFTYSRFICALCEVKNFELIEILLKDMEKLGSVADIWAYNIYLHLLCQENQTDSALSLFEDMMQKGRQPDVVTYTVLVNGLCKVGQFDNAIEIWHTMKKNGLHPDDKACRALVLGLCGGGKVNLAYDLIVDVIKRGAPVSILVYNTLISGFCKIGQIDKALAIKSYMKANGCEPDRVTFNIILGYCCDHLLLVKAEKLMETMERNGLEPDIYSYNQFLKGLCKANRLDKAYLLLDVMEVKGLCDVVSYNTIIQGLCNAHNIIRAYKIFEEMCRKGIAPNTMTFTILIKFFLREGSSSIAEQLLNQMTGMGILPDCVLYTTLIDHLCKTGKVDVAQRFFYDMVESGTTPDVVSYNTIISGLCKASRTEEAMSLFTNMQKQGPYPDEATFKWIIKGQIQENKIPGACVLWDQMMEKGFTLDGLTSKRLINALNSKGNS